GTTTATGCGCACCACCCTTCTCCGCGTCGTTGCCTTGGCGCTCTTGCTCCTCTTGGCGCTGTCGGGCGTGCTGGTGATGCGTACGCTGAACCGCCTGCCCGACAGCGTCGTCTACTTCGTGCGCAGCGAGGCGACCACCATGACGCTGGAGGCGGTAGGCCGCCGCGTCCGGGGCGACGACGCCGAGGCCCGGCTGGCTGCGGCCTTGCAGGCGCTCATCGCCGGGCCGACGCCGGAGGAGGAGGCGCGCGGGCTGTCCTCGGCCGTTCCGGCGGATACGCGGGTTCTGGGACTGTCGAAGAGCAGTGACCTGGTGAGCGTCGACCTGTCGACCGAGTTCGAGGCGGGGGGCGGCACGGCCATGATGATAGGGCGGCTCGAGCAGTTCTTCTACACGCTCAGCCAGCCGCGCGACGTCGAGCGCGTCTCGCTCCTCG
This DNA window, taken from Deinococcota bacterium, encodes the following:
- a CDS encoding GerMN domain-containing protein, which encodes MRTTLLRVVALALLLLLALSGVLVMRTLNRLPDSVVYFVRSEATTMTLEAVGRRVRGDDAEARLAAALQALIAGPTPEEEARGLSSAVPADTRVLGLSKSSDLVSVDLSTEFEAGGGTAMMIGRLEQFFYTLSQPRDVERVSLLVEGEPVTVFSSQGLMIANPWQRPEGETLPRW